The Vibrio marisflavi CECT 7928 region ATAAAGAATTTCGTCTGCAATTGGTGGTGGTGAACACAGTACAACTTTTCTGCAACCAGCAATTTTAGCTGGCACACCTAGCATTAAAACTGTTGAAGGTAGTGGAGCACTGCCACCCGGGATATACAGCCCCACTTTATTAATAGCTCGTGTGATTTGTTCACACACTACACCGGGTTGCGTTTCGACCTTAATCGGTTGAAATTTTTGAGCTTGGTGAAACTTAGATATGTTGTTGTATGCAACCTCAAGCGCTGATTTCATCTCTTCTGTCAGCCTGTTTGAGGCGAGTTCAATCTCTTCAGAAGAGACTCGAAGTGATTCGAGATCTACACCGTCGAATTGACTCGTTAGCGATTTTAACGCTGAATCACCCTCTTTTTTTACTCGCTTGATAACCTCAGACACTGAACTAGAGATATCTTCACCAGCAGAAATTGCTGGCCGTTGCAGAATTGCCTCTTGCTGAGATTCACTGAGTGATTGCCATCCTACTGTACGCATTTGACACTACCCCATCATCTTTTCAATTGGTAGAACCAGAATAGAGCTAGCACCTAACTCTTTTAGCTGCTCCATCGTTTCCCAAAACAGATTTTCGGTACTTACAAGATGAACTGCGACTTTGGACTTGTCGGACGCTAGTGGCAACACTGTCGGGTCTTCCGCTCCCGGTAGAAGGGATTTCACTTGTTCAAGCTTATCTAATGGCGCGTGCAACATGATGTACTTAGATTCTTTCGCTTGCTGAACACCTTGCATACGCGTCAAAAGCTTTTCAATTAACGCTTTCTTGTCATCATCAAATTCACCCATACGTTGAATCAAAGTAGCTTTTGATTCAAAAATAACTTCAGCTTCTTTTAAGCCATTTGCTTCTAATGTCGCACCTGTAGAGACTAAATCAGCTATCGCATCGGCTAAACCTGCTCGTGGAGCCACTTCCACCGATCCTGTTAGCATACATGTACTATATTCAATGCCTTGCTTTTCCATGTATGCTTTGACAAGTTGCGGATAAGTCGTTGCGATTCTCTTACCTGCTAAATCTTGTGGACCTGAATAAGTTTCATCTTTATTGACAGCAATCGACAGTCGGCAATCTCCATAGTCTAGGCGACGAAGTGCAACAAATTCGCATGCATCCCCAGCAGCTTTGCGCTCAAGCCTTACCTCTTCCAACTCGTTTTCACCGATAAAACCTAAATCAACAACGCCATCCATAATCAACCCTGGAATATCGTCATCACGAACCAACAACAAATCAATTGGCATATTCAATGAGTGGACAACTAAGCGCTCACCCATCACATTAAATTTAACTCCACATTTCTTGAGCAACTCTTGGCTGTCTTTACTCAAACGTCCCTTTTTTTGGATTGCTATTCTTAGGCGTTGTGCTTGCATGGTGTCGTTCCTAGTTAACCGTTTAAAATTCATTCTGCTTTAACAAAGCTTGTATAAACAAAAAAACCCTCGGGGTTTGCTTCCCGAGGGTTTGAATCTAATTCGTTGCATTCACCTCCGGGAGTTCAATCTCCCGGGTACGCGCTCACCTCCCCGAAAGACTATTTTGGGTGATGACGGTGATGATTGTTCATTTCAAAATTGCGCATACTTCTCTATCTGTATTAGCTCAGTGGTACACCTAGACACTAACTAAGCCAGATCTAATTTGCAACCCTTTATTTGAATATTTAACCTATGTTCGAAAGCTATAGTGGTAGAACTCAACTCGTTGCTGTCACTACACGACTTCGAGACAAAATTGAAAATAGGACACAGATAGCGACAAATACCGCACTTGTTACTACTAGAGATAACCACAAAGAGCCACTCACACCTAGTACAATAAAACCGATACTAGAGATGAAGGCCACAGCAAGCGCGTAAGGCAACTGAGTAGCGACATGAACGATGTGATTACACCTAGCCCCGGTTGAAGACAAGATGGTGGTATCTGAAATTGGGGAACAGTGATCGCCAAACACCGAACCAGCCAAAACAGCGCTAAGCATAGGTAGAATCAAGCTAATATCGATTGATGCAGCCATGTCACCGGCAATCGGTAACATGATGCCAAATGTACCCCACGATGTACCTGTAGAAAATGCCATTAGACCTGAAAGTAAGAATAAGATGACAGGCAACCATTGCGGGCTCACATTACCTTGAGCCAAAGTCGATAAATAGGTGCCAGTTTGCATGTCACTAATAACTTTACCAATTGTCCAAGCAAATAGCAGAATGACAATCGCACCTTTCATCGACTTGGCACCTAACCATACAGCCCGAAGAACCGTACTTAATGGTAGCCCTTGCTTCAGAGTGATTGCTAGAGCAAATAAAACACCAACTCCACTACCAAAAATAAGCGACATACCAACGTTAGTATTTTCTAAAGCTGCGAATACAGAAAATGCAGTTCCTTGCTCAGCTAGGGCCTGAGAACCGGTGTACAACATCGCAGAAAAAGTGGCTGCTATTAGAAGCAATATTGGAGAAACTAAATAAGATATTTTGCCATTTTCGCTTTCTTCGATATCAAGGTCATTTTCTTGAACCAGATGCTCATTTGCATCATCGCTATCTTGCGCTTGAGAAGCTAGGATTTCATGCTTGCGCATTTGGCCAATGTCCAACGAAAACCATGCTACAGCAAATACCATTAACAAGGCGAACACTGCATAAAAGTTCATTGGAATAATTCTTAAATAAGCGCCGAGGGCTGAGTACTCGACCACCCCGTGAGAGATAAGAATACCGCTAACAATGGTCATAATATACGCACCCCAGCTAGATACTGGAGAAACTACACAAATAGGAGCGGCAGTAGAATCTAAAATATAAGCAAGTTTTGCACGCGAAACATAAAACCTATCCGTAACAGGGCGTGATATAGAGCCAACGGCTAAGCTATTAAAGTAATCATCAATAAATATGAACACACCTAAAGCAGCTGCCAATATTTTTGAGCCTCTTTTACTTTTCACTTTCTGCTGAGCCCAATTGGCGAATGCTCTCGTCCCGCCAGATAAAGCCAATAGAGCAGTCATCATACCGAGCAAGACGATAAAACCAACAATACTCATATTCCAACTGTTGATAGATCCGTCTTCGACAAAAACACTCGACACTGTTGAAGCTAAGTAATAAGTCGATTCAGAAACGGAATAATGGGTCAACAAAAATGCACCCAATAATATACCAATACCTAGAGAAGCCACGACATGACGAGAGATGATCGCCAAACTCAAGGCAATGAGTGCGGGTAGCAAAGATATAGGGGAAGAGCTAAAGTCAATTAAATTCATGATCTGCAAAACCAATTAATAAACGGTTAGAGACCTACTGCAAATTTTATAGGTGGTTTGCCCTATTTATTTTTATTAAATTAAAAAAGGGTATTCATCACCCAATTTTACAGTAGCGGTCCTTCGCGTAAAATAGTATAGACTACTGGTATGCTGTATCTATTCGATTACAGCGCCAGAAACTTAGTAGATAAAACCAAATCTACTACAAAGAAAAGCGCAGCAGTAGTGTTTTTTAATGATAAGCAAATAAATGCCTGCCTCCTTTCATCCACAGTGATACGGACAACCTCTCGTACGCCAATTCAATAAAATTGCAAAAGTTTTACTTGTCCATAATCAAAGGGTTGTTAATGATACTTTAGTTAGTATCCTGTGCAATAACAGAAAAGTGCAAATTTGTTACAAATGTTAAGTAGACTACTTTTTTACATATGATTCCCACTTGTGAAGGAATATACCTTATGTATCAAGGTATCAATATAACACGCACCAATATTCATAATAGCATTTCTCAACCATGCAAAACTTCAGCACCTAACATAAATAGAACTCAGTTCCAAAACAAAAAAACGTGGCGAACATCAACATTTTACCAAAGCCACTTATTTGTATGCCATTCTGGTTACTCTCATTTGTAAATTAAGTTGCGTTAGCTATTAAAAATCGATTAGGTTTGTTGTCTTGTTACCACCAATCTTCAATTGCGATGAAAAAATGATATTTTGCGATAAAATTAATCACTATTTGCAACTATATTATTGTTTTCATCTTAAATGCAGTTTAATATTATTAGGTCGTTTGTATTAATTTATAGGAATAGTAATGTCGGAAATAACTAAAACTTTATTAAATATTCGCAGCCTACGTGCTTTCTCTCGCGAATTAACTCTTGAGCAACTTGAAGAAGCGTTAGAGAAGTTGACTATTGTTGTAACAGAAAGACAAGATGCAGAAGCTCAAGAACGCGAAGCCCTAGCACAACAAGAAGCTAAACTGTCTGCTATCGCTGACCAAATTGCGAAAGACGGCATTGATGTAGAAGCTCTAATTTCTGCTCTATCTGGTGAAGGCAAAGCTAAAGGTAAAGCTAAGCGTGCTCCTCGCCCACCTAAATACAAGTACATTGACCCTGTATCTGGTGAAGAGAAAACTTGGACTGGCCAAGGCCGCACTCCTTCAGCTATTCAAGTTGAACTTGATGCAGGTAAAACACTAGAAGATTTCGCTATCTAAAATAGCTTTCTAGTACTGAATTGATAAAAAAGCCGCTAATAAGCGGCTTTTTTGTATCGGTTAATTACTCTATCTTTCCCAATAAGCTTCTTCTAAGCTGTCTTCTCTTTCTGGTAACCCACGAGAAAGGCGAGGAGAATGCTGAGCCAAAACTTCGTAACTAGCTCTATTGGCATATTTGCACACCTGCGAAAAAGAGGAATATGTTAGGAAAGAGTAATTGTGCTTACTGGAATTAGGGACATTATTCTTATGGTATTTATTTGCAGCCATATCATGCAACAATGCAGAAAGCGCCGCATCCCCTGCTCCATTAGTATTCTTTATTTTTTCTGGCCCACCCATATATGGTGAAATATGAGAATAGACTCGAATAGGGTTATCACACAGTTCTTTGTTTGCTGGACGACTAAACTCGTAGCGATTGAATTCAGCAATTTTGCCCGGTAGCAATGGTAAAGAAGTTTGACGTTTCGCTGACTCTTCCGTGTAACCAGCCATAAATAACCCTAATGGGCCAGCGGTACATAATACAAGGTCTACCCACTCTAGCGCACTATTAGCAGCTAATAACGGATCGCTTTCCCCAGTTAATGCTTCAGCCTCTTCTTCATTCATGGCAACAACAGTTACATTATCTTGCAAAAACTTTTGCCAGTATTCTCTATCATCCTGAATAACGAATTTAGTACCAAGAGTTAATACAACTGGCACTTCATATTTCTTTGCATATTCTATTGCTTTCATTGTTGCTTGTGGCATTGGGTCGCCATCTTTACAACGAACTAAATAAGCCGTTAATACCAAAGCAGAAGCATTTTTGAATATACATTCTTGTATACTATCAGGCTTCAATTGGTTCATTTGACCTTCACTAATCGCAAAAGTTCTCTCACCATCTTCGGTAATAAGTGTAAAGCATCGACCAATAGGACCATCTACTGCTTGTAGATAATTTAAATCCATACGGCTAGAGGTATTGCACAAATAACGATAGCCATAACTACCGATCTTAATATCTTGGCTCATTA contains the following coding sequences:
- a CDS encoding H-NS family histone-like protein translates to MSEITKTLLNIRSLRAFSRELTLEQLEEALEKLTIVVTERQDAEAQEREALAQQEAKLSAIADQIAKDGIDVEALISALSGEGKAKGKAKRAPRPPKYKYIDPVSGEEKTWTGQGRTPSAIQVELDAGKTLEDFAI
- the hisG gene encoding ATP phosphoribosyltransferase; translation: MQAQRLRIAIQKKGRLSKDSQELLKKCGVKFNVMGERLVVHSLNMPIDLLLVRDDDIPGLIMDGVVDLGFIGENELEEVRLERKAAGDACEFVALRRLDYGDCRLSIAVNKDETYSGPQDLAGKRIATTYPQLVKAYMEKQGIEYSTCMLTGSVEVAPRAGLADAIADLVSTGATLEANGLKEAEVIFESKATLIQRMGEFDDDKKALIEKLLTRMQGVQQAKESKYIMLHAPLDKLEQVKSLLPGAEDPTVLPLASDKSKVAVHLVSTENLFWETMEQLKELGASSILVLPIEKMMG
- a CDS encoding Na+/H+ antiporter NhaC family protein is translated as MNLIDFSSSPISLLPALIALSLAIISRHVVASLGIGILLGAFLLTHYSVSESTYYLASTVSSVFVEDGSINSWNMSIVGFIVLLGMMTALLALSGGTRAFANWAQQKVKSKRGSKILAAALGVFIFIDDYFNSLAVGSISRPVTDRFYVSRAKLAYILDSTAAPICVVSPVSSWGAYIMTIVSGILISHGVVEYSALGAYLRIIPMNFYAVFALLMVFAVAWFSLDIGQMRKHEILASQAQDSDDANEHLVQENDLDIEESENGKISYLVSPILLLIAATFSAMLYTGSQALAEQGTAFSVFAALENTNVGMSLIFGSGVGVLFALAITLKQGLPLSTVLRAVWLGAKSMKGAIVILLFAWTIGKVISDMQTGTYLSTLAQGNVSPQWLPVILFLLSGLMAFSTGTSWGTFGIMLPIAGDMAASIDISLILPMLSAVLAGSVFGDHCSPISDTTILSSTGARCNHIVHVATQLPYALAVAFISSIGFIVLGVSGSLWLSLVVTSAVFVAICVLFSILSRSRVVTATS
- a CDS encoding inosine/guanosine kinase, with the translated sequence MKFPGQRKSKHYFPVDERDLLVSQSQQNKNMSHTHIIGIDQTLVDIEAKVTTELIEKYKLSKGHSLVIDDESAEELYQELVNNKLITNEFAGGTIGNTLHNYSVLADDRSTLLGVMSQDIKIGSYGYRYLCNTSSRMDLNYLQAVDGPIGRCFTLITEDGERTFAISEGQMNQLKPDSIQECIFKNASALVLTAYLVRCKDGDPMPQATMKAIEYAKKYEVPVVLTLGTKFVIQDDREYWQKFLQDNVTVVAMNEEEAEALTGESDPLLAANSALEWVDLVLCTAGPLGLFMAGYTEESAKRQTSLPLLPGKIAEFNRYEFSRPANKELCDNPIRVYSHISPYMGGPEKIKNTNGAGDAALSALLHDMAANKYHKNNVPNSSKHNYSFLTYSSFSQVCKYANRASYEVLAQHSPRLSRGLPEREDSLEEAYWER